One part of the Bacteroidia bacterium genome encodes these proteins:
- a CDS encoding helix-turn-helix domain-containing protein has translation MRGKKLTQSEVAEKMGTSRQGLNALLNSKNIQTRSLVNLMNATGIKAYEIFEEGSASTPSKEASAIGAVEFDTSLLEEMNQMKMDIALLKKDVEFYKAQIMEKEKQLEEKERTIEILRGKE, from the coding sequence TTGAGGGGAAAAAAATTAACTCAATCAGAGGTTGCAGAGAAAATGGGGACTTCTCGGCAAGGGCTTAACGCGCTTTTGAATTCAAAGAATATTCAGACCAGGTCCCTGGTTAACCTCATGAATGCTACTGGGATAAAGGCATATGAGATCTTTGAAGAAGGATCTGCTTCAACTCCCTCAAAAGAGGCAAGTGCTATTGGAGCTGTGGAATTTGATACTTCTTTGTTGGAGGAAATGAATCAGATGAAAATGGATATCGCGTTGCTGAAGAAGGATGTGGAGTTTTATAAGGCGCAGATTATGGAGAAAGAAAAGCAACTGGAGGAGAAGGAACGGACGATTGAGATTTTGAGAGGGAAGGAGTGA
- a CDS encoding sigma-70 family RNA polymerase sigma factor has translation MSYVDYLKNCSLHQLFKEIDEENFKSSLAIKFLINRFHPSTFYVCSYFLRRGRVPDQIIEDVALELSSDVMYAVLEKFPRNREAEIGFTDLSNWIFKVSRNKSLNYVRDNQSKIIEDSSAIIDEIFGNDQVHEMEQKELRAEEEEKYRIIVKLVEDLTEVEKIILLKEFGGEDLNDKKISGLIGVSYDYVRKKRKQVRDSLIKKYKRIMESLRTES, from the coding sequence ATGAGCTACGTAGACTATTTAAAGAATTGTTCTCTTCATCAATTATTTAAAGAAATTGATGAAGAAAATTTTAAAAGTAGTCTTGCGATTAAATTTCTGATAAATAGATTCCATCCTTCAACCTTCTATGTCTGTTCATATTTCCTAAGGAGAGGAAGGGTTCCTGATCAAATAATTGAAGATGTAGCACTGGAATTAAGCTCAGATGTAATGTATGCCGTCTTGGAAAAATTTCCCCGGAATAGGGAGGCAGAGATTGGTTTCACTGATTTGTCCAACTGGATTTTTAAAGTGTCAAGAAATAAATCACTGAATTATGTTCGCGATAATCAAAGTAAAATTATAGAAGATTCTTCAGCTATTATAGATGAGATATTCGGGAATGATCAGGTTCATGAAATGGAACAAAAGGAGTTAAGAGCTGAAGAGGAGGAGAAATATCGAATAATAGTGAAATTAGTTGAAGATTTAACCGAGGTAGAAAAAATAATTCTTTTGAAGGAATTTGGGGGAGAAGATCTCAATGACAAAAAGATATCAGGATTAATTGGAGTCTCATATGATTATGTAAGAAAAAAACGTAAGCAAGTGCGCGATAGCTTGATTAAAAAATACAAAAGAATAATGGAGTCGTTAAGAACCGAATCATAG
- a CDS encoding ATP-binding protein yields MQSPFKFLDSYSKEDQANFFGRAREVEQLNLLFHTSRLLLIYGASGTGKSSLVQAGLLAELSSSDFIPIFIRRQGNINASIHEALRKSLNATETEEIPSMISQLYLEQLCSTVLIVDQLEELWIMGDEQEKESFYHLIQELQDPSIPCSVILIIREEYIGALAEMERILPNVLTNRTRIEQMNYAKLSEVILKTCTHFNMNFEDPDRSISMILENLRGINGNISLHNVQIYLDRLYREDYARTYPAAKEIDPQKPLEITVAEIQKLGSIDNFIKYFLEDQMYDIERELGSTMEKSQSPSVLSLLSQFISKDGLRQEVSDATIDLVVKADGYSREIVNFMLDRLHEASILRKSQNGWELAHDSLAGQIYQMFSLQESRLRVFHNFVKNSLERYHLTGAFLNQGDLDYIFPHIEELSLSSEEEAFIQKSKNSIFSTQEAEIQRIKKVMIQNRKRKWLFWGVSLILMIFSILSMTLWQQAEKYQRMAQEQVELQSDSLQSQQAMIDSLRNLLK; encoded by the coding sequence ATGCAAAGCCCATTTAAATTTTTGGATTCATACAGCAAGGAAGACCAAGCAAATTTTTTTGGTCGAGCCAGAGAAGTAGAGCAATTAAATTTATTATTTCATACTTCCCGCTTGCTCCTGATTTATGGTGCTTCTGGCACGGGGAAAAGCAGCCTTGTACAGGCTGGATTATTGGCAGAATTGTCCTCTTCTGACTTTATTCCCATATTTATAAGAAGACAAGGTAATATAAATGCAAGCATTCATGAGGCACTTCGCAAGAGCCTCAATGCTACCGAAACAGAGGAAATTCCTTCTATGATCTCCCAATTGTATTTGGAACAGCTGTGTTCTACAGTCTTAATTGTGGATCAATTGGAAGAATTATGGATAATGGGGGATGAACAAGAAAAGGAATCTTTTTATCATCTTATACAGGAGCTTCAAGATCCTTCGATCCCCTGTTCTGTGATTCTAATAATACGAGAAGAATACATTGGGGCATTGGCGGAAATGGAAAGAATTCTTCCTAATGTTTTAACCAATCGAACTCGGATCGAACAGATGAATTATGCTAAGTTATCAGAGGTTATTCTGAAAACATGCACTCATTTTAATATGAATTTTGAAGATCCTGATAGAAGTATATCCATGATTCTTGAAAACTTAAGGGGCATAAATGGAAATATTTCACTTCATAATGTTCAAATTTACCTGGACCGTCTTTACAGAGAAGATTATGCAAGAACATATCCAGCTGCAAAAGAAATTGATCCACAAAAACCATTAGAAATCACTGTCGCCGAAATTCAAAAATTAGGTTCAATTGATAATTTTATTAAATACTTCCTTGAAGACCAAATGTATGACATTGAACGGGAATTGGGATCGACCATGGAGAAATCCCAATCACCATCTGTTCTATCCCTACTTTCTCAGTTTATCTCTAAAGATGGATTAAGACAAGAAGTTAGTGATGCCACAATCGATCTCGTTGTGAAGGCGGATGGCTATTCGAGAGAGATTGTGAATTTTATGCTCGATAGATTACACGAAGCATCAATACTCAGAAAATCCCAAAATGGTTGGGAACTTGCCCATGATTCCTTAGCAGGACAGATCTATCAAATGTTTTCACTGCAAGAAAGTCGATTACGAGTGTTCCATAATTTTGTAAAGAATAGTTTAGAAAGATATCATTTAACAGGTGCTTTTCTTAACCAAGGTGACCTGGATTATATTTTTCCTCATATTGAAGAACTCTCTCTTTCTTCTGAAGAAGAGGCATTCATCCAAAAAAGCAAGAATTCTATTTTTTCTACGCAAGAGGCAGAGATCCAAAGAATCAAAAAGGTCATGATCCAAAACAGGAAACGGAAATGGCTCTTTTGGGGAGTTAGTCTAATCCTTATGATATTCTCCATTCTTTCAATGACTTTATGGCAACAAGCCGAGAAATATCAAAGGATGGCCCAGGAACAAGTCGAACTCCAGTCCGACTCTCTCCAATCTCAACAAGCGATGATAGATTCTCTGCGAAACCTCTTGAAGTAG
- a CDS encoding ATP-binding protein, with translation MKVSPFKFLNSFANTQADKDAYFGREVEVSLLYDLLTRGDLVVLYGRSGTGKTSLVQCGLAKRIVKHIWYPLFIRRETDLNQSFKQVIISQLTKTKKTPKSIKDALWALFEEQLKPIHLIFDQFEELFVENVRQEKEATEFFTILRELLESETPCKFIISIREEYIAQLLLYEHHIPSLFDVRMRLAPIEDGNLQEIIIRSTDHFGIRLEGGKTTARQIIEAITLDSENARLPYLQIFLDKLWQLAHEQNSQPTCFTPQLIEEAENIENVLTGFLEKQLEAFTRETLYDINIALGFLKAMVSNQGTKLPVFQKELIRKLESPIYTQGTIRKCLDFFVEKRIIRPLANEQYELIHDRLAERIHIKEIDFFSIPNLDSFPALPKDILTREYPFTEELATLFFGREQEILVLYNKIVYQRQHRVTVVYGGEKIGKSALLRAGLIPRLRLECEVYYAGTWEDIRQLDWSLFEIKDSNSEEQQMPILILDHLGKLLEKDSVSATRDLFQHISALQSRNPQLRVVFCLRESALIRLIDYETLFPDLLNNRVLIQPIDDSRVLRMIQQIHEKLGEPIENPALIFDQLVGRKDAKNLDDLLYLCQTHVRSVNAPPSEAETSVSPLDVERVARDLENPLIGYLSEALAPFSSKLTEAIQNRNDSLKIRAAVIDTLPVAGPIRENVRKLLAMKGQKGASIETLQQGVKIYLVMFRLLNYLLMAHLWQTYQKGRKVEVPLEFQASLKLLFKQDKKGKDQFALLKTILDLYYYNRLPFFFPELQGLRKNIRNGESLETVCQFFHSLELDLQQKISIDPGKRSLKVEQALSILLETFSFLSPTELVSIKSISAEKNQGQIHFRHTLIKFGRTFLEDKHESVLLTTILPPNSVLLFAGKDLNTPFVNCSPFIVDIPVNSNNATYGRLLYLSDETSDAYMYSAERANMPHEIASKEKNSELWQECWNLKTQLLTEESPSVNEP, from the coding sequence ATGAAAGTATCTCCTTTCAAGTTTCTCAACTCATTTGCAAATACCCAAGCGGATAAGGACGCATACTTTGGCCGAGAAGTAGAGGTTTCCTTATTATATGATTTATTGACCAGAGGGGACCTGGTTGTCTTATATGGGCGATCAGGTACTGGGAAAACCAGTTTGGTACAATGTGGGTTGGCTAAACGCATTGTCAAACATATCTGGTATCCCTTGTTTATTCGAAGAGAAACCGATCTGAATCAATCCTTCAAGCAAGTGATTATTTCTCAACTAACTAAGACCAAAAAAACACCCAAATCGATCAAGGATGCTCTCTGGGCGCTCTTTGAAGAACAGCTCAAACCAATTCATTTGATTTTTGATCAGTTTGAAGAACTTTTTGTAGAGAATGTCAGGCAAGAAAAGGAGGCTACAGAATTTTTTACAATACTCCGGGAATTATTAGAATCAGAAACCCCTTGCAAATTCATCATCAGCATACGAGAAGAATACATTGCCCAATTGCTCCTGTATGAGCACCATATCCCTTCTCTCTTTGATGTGCGTATGCGACTGGCTCCCATTGAAGATGGAAATCTTCAGGAAATCATTATTCGATCAACAGATCATTTTGGCATTCGACTTGAAGGAGGCAAGACGACTGCCCGACAAATCATCGAAGCTATCACCCTGGACAGTGAGAATGCCCGCCTACCCTATTTGCAGATTTTCCTGGATAAACTATGGCAATTGGCCCATGAACAAAATTCCCAACCGACTTGTTTCACCCCTCAGCTTATTGAAGAGGCAGAGAATATAGAAAATGTGCTCACAGGATTTTTGGAGAAACAGTTGGAGGCCTTTACACGAGAAACCTTGTATGATATCAACATCGCTCTGGGTTTTCTAAAAGCCATGGTATCCAATCAGGGCACCAAACTTCCCGTCTTCCAAAAAGAGCTTATTAGGAAGCTAGAATCTCCGATCTATACACAAGGGACTATTCGGAAGTGTCTGGACTTTTTTGTGGAAAAACGGATCATTCGTCCCCTAGCTAACGAGCAATACGAACTCATTCATGACCGTTTGGCAGAGCGCATTCACATAAAGGAAATCGACTTCTTTTCCATCCCAAATCTTGATTCTTTCCCTGCTTTACCCAAAGACATTCTCACCAGAGAATATCCATTCACAGAAGAACTGGCCACTTTGTTTTTTGGGCGTGAGCAGGAAATTTTGGTCCTGTACAACAAAATTGTCTATCAACGTCAGCATCGTGTTACGGTTGTTTATGGCGGGGAAAAAATCGGAAAATCGGCACTCCTTCGGGCAGGCTTGATCCCAAGACTTCGATTGGAATGTGAAGTATACTATGCTGGAACATGGGAGGATATCAGACAATTGGATTGGTCTCTGTTTGAAATCAAAGACTCAAATTCAGAAGAACAGCAGATGCCCATTTTGATCCTGGATCACCTAGGAAAATTATTGGAAAAAGATTCGGTTTCAGCCACCAGGGACCTGTTTCAGCACATTAGTGCCCTTCAATCCAGGAACCCCCAGCTACGCGTTGTCTTTTGTCTGCGGGAATCCGCGCTGATCCGTCTCATCGATTACGAAACGCTATTCCCGGACCTGTTGAACAATCGGGTGTTGATTCAGCCGATTGATGATAGCAGGGTGCTCAGGATGATCCAACAAATCCACGAAAAACTTGGAGAGCCTATTGAAAATCCTGCTTTGATTTTTGACCAATTGGTCGGAAGAAAAGACGCTAAAAACCTGGATGATCTCTTATACCTGTGCCAAACACATGTCCGCTCCGTTAATGCACCTCCATCTGAAGCAGAAACCTCCGTAAGTCCGCTGGATGTTGAGCGAGTGGCAAGAGATTTAGAGAATCCTCTCATCGGTTACCTAAGCGAAGCTCTTGCCCCGTTTTCAAGCAAATTAACTGAGGCAATTCAAAACAGAAATGATTCCCTGAAGATCCGTGCCGCAGTGATTGACACCTTGCCTGTGGCAGGGCCGATCCGTGAGAATGTACGAAAACTTTTGGCTATGAAAGGGCAAAAGGGCGCTTCTATAGAGACGCTTCAACAAGGAGTGAAAATCTACCTTGTGATGTTCCGCTTGTTGAATTATCTCCTTATGGCACATTTATGGCAAACGTACCAGAAAGGCAGGAAAGTAGAAGTGCCTCTGGAGTTTCAGGCATCCTTGAAGTTGTTATTCAAACAGGACAAAAAGGGGAAAGATCAATTTGCCCTTCTGAAAACGATACTAGATCTATACTATTACAACCGGTTACCCTTTTTCTTTCCGGAGCTTCAGGGATTGCGGAAAAATATTCGCAATGGGGAGTCTTTAGAAACGGTTTGTCAATTCTTTCATTCGCTGGAATTGGACCTTCAACAGAAAATTTCGATTGATCCTGGAAAGAGAAGTCTTAAAGTCGAGCAGGCATTAAGCATCTTGCTGGAAACCTTTTCATTCCTTTCCCCAACGGAGCTGGTCTCAATCAAGTCCATCAGTGCTGAGAAAAACCAGGGACAAATTCATTTCCGACATACGCTGATCAAATTTGGCCGGACTTTTTTAGAAGATAAACATGAATCAGTGCTCCTAACTACTATTTTGCCCCCCAATTCCGTGCTCCTCTTTGCCGGTAAAGATCTAAACACCCCCTTTGTGAATTGCAGCCCATTTATTGTAGACATTCCCGTAAATTCCAACAATGCTACGTATGGAAGGCTTCTGTATTTATCCGATGAAACATCAGATGCATATATGTATTCTGCTGAGCGGGCCAATATGCCCCATGAAATAGCCTCCAAGGAGAAAAATTCAGAACTTTGGCAGGAATGCTGGAATCTGAAAACCCAATTACTGACCGAAGAATCACCATCTGTAAATGAACCTTAG
- a CDS encoding CHAT domain-containing protein — protein MPKKPVIFLAFANPSLNPLSELIEENKVIYRTLLSGEEEDRYMIHQEAHTSINSLFYYLNRFSNRVFLFHFAGHADMDHILLQEEGSDTPELTFMGGVIPKLAQQKNLKCVMLNGCSTNTHAEKLLELGIPAVIGTSSPINDTKAREFATDFYQSLAAGHTILEAFDSATNHLKAKYHPNALKKSKKGKFKSISSESGLKIQHRKISLDFLNKDKEETFSWHLFFQEKSDSLQSPLPTNQIKNLKIRAIPSSLSPQPDIEKLSVDIFNEMLHYEPKLYKWLEEEVDRESHHLQAKIIMHLPSTSDNQLQTLVHLEFLDHEYLTQLIRTYDAITEIIILTCLSQLWDYKFLNKETVFPKSLKESCKRFLTLSEQGRFNFNPLPLINGISESYKQFSIPFFIEEMAFLLEELDKEEKLCETWEKMEDIRQNLKNLGEDDIKIPQIAKECESYFLVLFTRMLFIIRYKMIAVNDVMIRKSRHNSPTYEINRAVHAEASFGSRIKYKFESYANYTEDQAVILLNDTGNLDKHINLSPFVIDKNVLDYRKNPLKKYSNSALYFYNHYSAENQAYVYKSSNHQDWLEVSFQTYPKIWKMMEAFKESIFN, from the coding sequence ATGCCGAAAAAACCTGTCATCTTCCTAGCTTTTGCGAATCCTTCACTGAATCCGCTTTCAGAACTTATCGAAGAAAATAAAGTGATCTATAGAACTCTACTCTCGGGTGAAGAAGAAGATCGATACATGATTCATCAAGAAGCTCATACATCAATCAACAGCTTATTTTATTATCTGAATCGTTTTTCAAATAGAGTATTTTTATTTCATTTTGCCGGGCATGCTGATATGGATCATATACTGTTGCAGGAAGAAGGTTCGGATACACCTGAACTTACATTCATGGGAGGAGTCATACCCAAGTTAGCTCAGCAAAAAAACTTAAAGTGTGTAATGCTAAATGGTTGTTCTACTAACACACATGCAGAAAAGCTATTGGAATTAGGGATTCCCGCTGTCATTGGAACTAGTAGTCCAATTAATGATACAAAAGCTCGAGAATTCGCAACGGATTTTTACCAATCACTTGCAGCAGGCCATACGATTCTAGAAGCTTTTGACTCTGCAACGAATCATTTAAAGGCAAAATATCATCCAAATGCTTTAAAAAAGAGTAAAAAAGGGAAATTTAAGAGCATTTCTTCTGAAAGTGGGTTAAAAATTCAACATCGAAAAATCTCATTAGATTTCTTAAACAAAGATAAAGAGGAAACTTTTTCATGGCATTTATTTTTTCAGGAAAAAAGTGATTCTCTTCAGAGTCCTTTGCCTACTAATCAGATAAAAAATCTTAAGATACGAGCCATTCCATCTTCTTTGAGCCCCCAACCAGATATTGAAAAGCTCTCAGTAGATATCTTTAATGAAATGCTTCATTATGAACCGAAGTTGTACAAATGGTTGGAAGAGGAAGTTGACAGAGAAAGTCATCACCTTCAGGCAAAAATTATAATGCATTTGCCTTCGACATCAGACAATCAATTACAGACATTAGTACATTTGGAATTCTTGGATCATGAATATCTAACTCAACTTATCAGGACTTATGATGCAATAACAGAAATAATAATACTCACATGTTTATCTCAACTGTGGGATTATAAATTCTTGAATAAAGAGACTGTATTTCCAAAGTCCCTAAAAGAATCATGTAAACGCTTTCTTACTTTATCTGAACAAGGGCGCTTCAATTTCAATCCTCTTCCACTAATTAATGGAATTAGTGAATCTTATAAGCAGTTTTCTATTCCTTTTTTTATAGAGGAAATGGCGTTTTTACTCGAGGAATTGGATAAAGAGGAGAAGCTTTGTGAAACGTGGGAAAAAATGGAAGATATAAGACAAAATTTAAAGAATCTTGGAGAAGACGATATAAAAATCCCCCAAATTGCTAAAGAGTGCGAATCATATTTTTTGGTCTTATTCACCAGAATGTTATTCATCATTCGCTATAAAATGATTGCTGTTAATGATGTGATGATTCGCAAATCTCGGCATAATTCTCCTACCTATGAAATAAACAGGGCGGTACATGCTGAAGCTTCTTTTGGTTCACGGATCAAATACAAATTCGAATCCTATGCAAACTATACAGAAGACCAGGCAGTAATTTTATTGAACGATACAGGTAACCTAGACAAGCACATCAATCTTTCTCCCTTTGTTATAGATAAAAATGTCCTCGACTATCGAAAGAACCCCTTGAAAAAGTATTCAAATTCCGCATTGTATTTCTACAATCACTACAGTGCGGAAAACCAGGCATATGTATACAAGAGCAGCAACCATCAAGACTGGTTGGAAGTAAGTTTTCAGACCTATCCGAAAATCTGGAAAATGATGGAAGCATTTAAGGAAAGTATTTTTAACTAA
- a CDS encoding YCF48-related protein yields the protein MKLLSTFLIAFLVLNLSISHAQSWSERADINPNIGYFGEIVSGQGDFLWAVSGNTIAQSCDRGNSWTLKYIDDFGRDDITNASLFFLDENTGFLLRRGSFWGMILKTSDGGSTWQLIRESSFDLLPLYQGMDIKFFNESVGIISCLEGKILKTVDGGNNWMEVNTPLSGSLANLYEISIVDEQTAWVVGATGAILKTEDQGQSWIQQDILEGREILYDVEFSTALDGWIVGNGGLILRTEDGGESWNSVFGIGEESSIYRSIAFSDENQGYICGDIVGDRNVHKTSDGGDNWEAIELDITNPLHLLETNNEEPFILTQNGAIYTTAQFSSAPLTCPEEEGIRMYPNPTQDILKLFGQLEGSSFRLIDLKGKICQEGDLTSNVEKISLLPFAKGVYILEIDRGADVSYTKIVKY from the coding sequence ATGAAGCTACTATCTACCTTTCTCATTGCATTTCTGGTCCTCAATCTTTCCATTTCTCATGCCCAAAGCTGGAGCGAACGCGCAGATATAAATCCGAATATTGGATACTTCGGTGAAATCGTAAGCGGGCAGGGAGATTTTTTATGGGCCGTTAGTGGAAATACAATTGCCCAATCCTGCGATCGGGGAAATTCCTGGACCCTCAAGTACATCGACGATTTTGGACGAGATGATATAACCAATGCATCTTTATTCTTTCTGGATGAAAATACAGGCTTCCTGCTCAGGCGAGGAAGCTTTTGGGGCATGATCCTGAAGACCTCAGATGGCGGGAGCACCTGGCAATTGATCCGGGAGTCAAGCTTTGATTTACTTCCCTTGTATCAGGGAATGGATATCAAGTTTTTCAATGAAAGCGTAGGGATAATTAGTTGTTTGGAAGGAAAAATTCTCAAGACGGTTGACGGCGGAAATAATTGGATGGAAGTGAATACTCCCCTTTCAGGAAGCCTGGCTAATTTATATGAAATCAGCATAGTTGATGAGCAAACAGCCTGGGTCGTAGGGGCGACAGGAGCAATTTTGAAAACCGAAGATCAAGGCCAGAGCTGGATACAGCAGGATATCCTTGAAGGGAGAGAAATTTTATACGATGTTGAATTTTCGACGGCTTTGGATGGTTGGATTGTGGGGAATGGAGGCTTGATTTTGCGAACAGAAGATGGGGGAGAAAGCTGGAACAGCGTGTTTGGGATTGGAGAAGAAAGCAGTATTTACCGATCAATTGCCTTTTCGGATGAAAATCAGGGCTATATATGCGGAGATATAGTTGGAGATAGAAATGTCCACAAAACCTCGGATGGAGGAGATAATTGGGAAGCGATTGAGCTAGATATTACAAATCCTTTGCATCTACTTGAAACAAACAATGAGGAGCCTTTCATCTTAACCCAAAATGGCGCTATCTATACCACCGCACAATTTTCCTCGGCTCCTCTAACATGCCCGGAAGAGGAAGGAATCAGAATGTATCCCAATCCCACACAGGATATCTTAAAACTCTTTGGTCAGCTTGAAGGGAGCAGTTTCCGGCTGATAGATTTGAAAGGAAAGATTTGCCAAGAGGGAGATTTGACTAGTAATGTGGAGAAGATCTCGCTTTTGCCCTTTGCTAAAGGAGTATACATTCTTGAGATTGATAGGGGAGCAGATGTTTCTTATACCAAGATTGTTAAATACTAG
- a CDS encoding PKD domain-containing protein: protein MVKHKIYNLRKLSFPFLTISFLALCLGMNSCELESIHASIAVDFDSNTDCYQVAFNTNSQGAYSWDFGDGTSSEEQNPVHFYEERGTYEVSLTVRSETGAGKRSKSISINPSGNTFRQSLSSYNGNRMFPQVDGQKYRLTAKGFGERFNSLLDFSANGQFESVYDAGSASRDYLAFFNPVAGTTHTIYNDSLNSTVVYTYVGTGARLDGLFKSDTSFVAHDVSMGVNESVFITGNYTSALSNQSGVFVWSANLFPDNIIYFDFLQPYSPSNLASIDIEATSDGGAVLATFVPGQGIYVLKINNAGQSVWGRYINNSNFQISTSVGSAFNFEYLVSIVPLTANDFVVGISTRDLGTEGGAVFFRLNETTDSWRTDWEGFARLRDMIPSKDGHIMACGAYNKNNLLVPYFMKLNPAGEIQFAKEILDISEGNTLVNMLETDNDEFVLLGNGQNMDLFRVDCGGNF, encoded by the coding sequence ATGGTTAAGCATAAAATCTATAATCTGCGGAAGCTTAGCTTTCCCTTCCTTACAATTTCTTTCCTGGCCCTTTGCCTGGGCATGAATAGCTGCGAGCTGGAATCCATACACGCAAGCATAGCGGTAGATTTCGATTCCAATACGGATTGCTACCAGGTGGCTTTTAATACAAATTCACAGGGAGCCTATAGCTGGGATTTTGGAGATGGAACAAGCTCGGAAGAACAAAATCCTGTACATTTCTACGAAGAACGAGGAACCTATGAAGTAAGCCTTACAGTCCGATCAGAAACAGGGGCTGGAAAAAGAAGTAAATCGATAAGCATAAATCCGTCAGGGAATACCTTTCGCCAAAGCCTTTCAAGCTATAATGGGAATCGCATGTTTCCCCAGGTAGATGGCCAGAAGTATCGATTGACAGCCAAAGGGTTTGGAGAGCGATTTAATTCCCTCCTTGACTTTTCTGCCAACGGGCAATTTGAAAGTGTGTACGATGCCGGTTCTGCTTCACGGGATTACCTCGCCTTTTTTAATCCGGTAGCCGGTACCACCCACACGATTTACAACGACAGCCTAAACTCTACAGTGGTTTATACCTACGTGGGTACAGGAGCGCGTCTGGATGGACTATTCAAAAGTGATACTTCTTTTGTTGCACATGATGTGAGTATGGGAGTAAATGAATCGGTATTCATTACCGGAAACTATACCTCAGCTCTGAGCAATCAATCAGGTGTTTTCGTCTGGTCTGCTAATTTATTTCCGGATAATATCATTTACTTCGATTTTCTTCAGCCATACTCACCTTCAAATCTGGCCAGCATTGATATAGAAGCTACCTCTGATGGAGGTGCTGTACTCGCAACTTTTGTCCCAGGTCAGGGAATATATGTGTTGAAAATCAACAATGCTGGGCAAAGCGTATGGGGGCGCTACATCAACAACAGCAATTTCCAGATTTCCACGAGCGTTGGAAGCGCCTTCAATTTCGAATATTTGGTCTCGATTGTTCCGCTGACTGCCAATGACTTTGTCGTCGGTATATCTACCCGGGACCTGGGAACCGAAGGAGGAGCAGTCTTTTTTCGCCTAAATGAAACTACAGATAGCTGGCGGACGGATTGGGAAGGCTTCGCCCGTCTGCGAGACATGATCCCAAGCAAAGACGGCCACATCATGGCTTGCGGAGCTTACAATAAAAACAATCTCCTCGTCCCGTACTTCATGAAACTGAATCCAGCGGGAGAAATCCAATTCGCCAAAGAAATCCTGGACATTTCAGAAGGCAACACCCTGGTAAACATGCTGGAAACTGACAATGATGAATTTGTCCTGCTGGGCAATGGCCAGAATATGGATCTATTCAGAGTAGACTGTGGAGGAAATTTTTAA